A DNA window from Arachis hypogaea cultivar Tifrunner chromosome 18, arahy.Tifrunner.gnm2.J5K5, whole genome shotgun sequence contains the following coding sequences:
- the LOC112772796 gene encoding putative disease resistance protein RGA1: MAESFIFSIAESLITKLASRAYEEASQVVGVYDDLQDMKSSLSYVKAVLLDAEQKQEQNHELREWLKQIKLIFYDAENVLDQVDCETLRKQVIRDYGTPKDKVGRFFSSSSPLVFRYKLALQIKDIRMRLDRVAADRDKFGLQVIDVDRRVVHRREMTYSHVVESDVIGRAHDKEKIVKLLMEPSLDNNAGSKHISVIPIVGIGGLGKTTLAKLVFNDERITDSFPLKMWVCVSEDFNLKQLIIKIINAASNFVSTGALPGHQNLKELEVEQLQYCLRNMLEGQKFFLVLDDVWNEDRVKWVALQDLISVGAQGSKVIVTTRSPSIASMMGTVAYSHHLKSLSPEDSLRLFVRWAFKEGEEGKYPDLIRIGREIVDKCKGVPLAVRTLGSSLFSKHERQEWESLRDKEIWNLPQKKDDILPALKLSYDEMPSHLRQCFALLSLYPKNHYYISFGVASLWGAAGLLSLESKDETIVDVAHQYLRDLMARSFLHDVFYCGTFYIFDIHDLVHDLAVYVAKDVCQLVNSNTQDISENVLHLSFVENGLPYNSIKPSLQGVRSILFPVDNQGASEAFLDAWVLNCKYLRYLDLSDSTCETLPESIGKLKHLRYISLQGNTRIKRLPNSICKLQHLQVLLLDRCSNLETLPKKIRKLISLQRLEITTKQSILPESDIAKLNCLEHLSVENCDNLKSLFVETRLPTLRTLQVRGCANLKSLPLDTQNFPQLETLGISSVGNEDWLHRSEDTNAVLRLKTIVLFEMVTLPHSLQQYASTLQGLMISRCYELEVLPEWLWNLSSLKFLYISRCPKLKSLSSDIHRLTSLQVLRIINCHELYRKYEPQVGECWPMISHIKHTDIRNTWE, translated from the coding sequence ATGGCAGAATCATTCATCTTCAGCATCGCTGAATCACTCATAACTAAGCTTGCTTCTCGTGCATACGAAGAAGCATCTCAGGTGGTTGGTGTCTACGATGACCTCCAAGACATGAAAAGCAGTCTCTCATATGTGAAAGCTGTGCTGTTGGATGCTGAGCAGAAGCAGGAGCAGAACCACGAACTGCGGGAGTGGCTGAAGCAGATCAAACTCATCTTCTATGATGCTGAGAACGTGCTTGATCAAGTTGACTGTGAAACACTGCGCAAGCAAGTCATCAGAGACTACGGCACTCCCAAGGACAAGGTAGGCCGCTTCTTCTCGAGTTCTAGTCCACTTGTGTTTCGTTATAAGCTTGCTCTTCAGATCAAAGATATTAGGATGAGATTAGACAGAGTCGCGGCTGATAGGGATAAGTTTGGGCTTCAAGTAATTGATGTTGATAGGCGAGTTGTGCATAGGAGGGAAATGACTTACTCCCATGTTGTTGAGTCTGATGTCATAGGACGTGCTCATGATAAAGAAAAGATTGTAAAGCTCTTGATGGAACCCAGTCTTGACAACAATGCTGGCTCTAAACATATCTCTGTCATTCCCATTGTGGGAATTGGAGGTTTGGGAAAAACCACACTTGCTAAGCTTGTCTTCAATGATGAAAGGATAACTGACTCCTTTCCGTTGAAAATGTGGGTGTGTGTGTCTGAAGACTTTAATCTCAAGCAATTGATTATTAAGATCATCAATGCTGCTAGCAATTTTGTTTCTACTGGTGCTCTTCCGGGCcaccaaaatttaaaagaattagaGGTTGAACAATTGCAATATTGTCTAAGAAACATGCTTGAGGGTCAAAAGTTTTTCCTAGTCTTGGACGATGTATGGAATGAAGATCGTGTTAAATGGGTTGCGCTGCAAGATCTCATTTCAGTGGGTGCTCAAGGAAGCAAAGTAATAGTCACAACACGTAGCCCATCCATCGCTTCCATGATGGGTACCGTTGCCTACTCGCACCATTTAAAAAGTCTTTCTCCCGAGGATTCATTGCGTTTGTTCGTTAGATGGGCTTttaaagaaggagaagagggaaaATATCCAGATTTGATAAGGATTGGAAGAGAAATCGTAGACAAGTGCAAAGGAGTTCCTTTAGCGGTGAGAACGTTGGGAAGTTCACTATTTTCCAAACACGAGAGACAAGAGTGGGAATCATTGAGAGACAAGGAGATTTGGAATTTGCCACAAAAAAAGGATGATATCTTACCTGCATTAAAATTAAGTTATGATGAAATGCCATCCCATTTGAGGCAATGTTTTGCTTTGCTCTCCCTTTATCCAAAGAATCATTATTACATTTCTTTTGGCGTTGCTTCACTTTGGGGGGCAGCAGGTTTGCTTTCATTGGAAAGCAAAGATGAAACAATAGTAGACGTTGCACATCAATATTTGAGAGACTTAATGGCAAGATCTTTTCTTCATGATGTTTTTTATTGTGGCACCTTTTATATATTTGACATACATGATTTAGTGCATGATCTTGCAGTATATGTTGCAAAAGATGTGTGCCAATTGGTCAATTCAAACACGCAAGATATATCAGAAAATGTGCTGCATTTGTCTTTTGTTGAGAATGGTTTGCCTTACAATTCCATCAAGCCAAGCTTACAAGGTGTGAGAAGCATTCTGTTTCCAGTTGACAATCAGGGAGCCAGTGAAGCTTTCTTGGATGCATGGGTGTTAAACTGCAAATACCTGCGATATTTGGATTTAAGTGATTCTACATGTGAGACTCTGCCTGAGTCAATTGGTAAGTTGAAACATTTAAGATATATTTCTCTTCAGGGTAATACAAGAATAAAGAGGCTCCCTAATTCTATTTGCAAGCTGCAACATTTGCAAGTTTTGCTTCTTGATAGGTGTTCAAATCTGGAAACTTTACCGAAAAAGATAAGAAAGTTGATCAGCCTGCAAAGATTGGAGATAACCACAAAGCAATCTATTTTGCCAGAGAGTGACATTGCAAAGTTGAATTGTCTTGAACATTTGTCTGTCGAAAATTGTGATAATTTGAAGTCCTTGTTTGTTGAGACAAGATTGCCTACACTTCGAACTTTGCAAGTTCGTGGCTGTGCGAATCTAAAGTCTTTGCCACTTGATACTCAGAATTTTCCTCAGTTAGAAACTTTGGGAATCAGCAGTGTTGGCAATGAAGATTGGCTTCATAGATCAGAGGATACTAATGCTGTCTTGAGGTTAAAAACCATTGTTCTTTTTGAAATGGTAACATTGCCTCATTCTCTCCAACAATATGCAAGCACGTTACAAGGTTTGATGATTTCACGTTGCTACGAGCTGGAGGTACTGCCCGAATGGCTGTGGAATCTGAGTTCTTTGAAATTTCTTTATATCTCCCGGTGTCCGAAATTGAAGTCTCTTTCCAGTGATATCCACCGTCTAACAAGTCTGCAAGTTTTGCGAATCATAAATTGCCATGAGTTATATAGAAAATACGAGCCACAAGTTGGAGAGTGCTGGCCCATGATATCTCACATCAAGCATACTGACATTAGGAACACATGGGAATAG